A section of the Humulus lupulus chromosome 2, drHumLupu1.1, whole genome shotgun sequence genome encodes:
- the LOC133818637 gene encoding plasmodesmata-located protein 7: MLARSRSTTLVLPLVVTLVHLSLTLPSLSSSSSTDGFVFGGCTQQKYASDSPYESNINSLLTSLVNSATYSSYNNFTVTGSSSHDVAYGLFQCRGDLAMPDCATCVARAVSQLGGLCSETCGGAIQLQGCYVKYDNASFLGVEDKTVVLKKCGPSEGYDEDGLGRRDAVLASLAGSGGPYRVGGSGEVQGVAQCVGDLSFGECQDCVSEAIGRLKNDCGQAVYGDMFLAKCYARYSTAGSHFYSKPHNDKSSNDGEKTFAIIIGLLAGVALIIIFLAFLRKICEGHGK; this comes from the exons ATGTTGGCAAGAAGCAGAAGCACTACTCTTGTTCTTCCACTAGTAGTCACATTAGTCCACCTCTCTCTCACCTTGCCTTCTCTCTCCTCCTCTTCGTCCACCGACGGATTCGTCTTTGGTGGTTGCACCCAGCAGAAGTATGCGTCGGACTCGCCCTATGAGTCCAACATCAACTCGCTCCTGACCTCCCTTGTCAACTCGGCTACCTACTCCTCCTACAACAACTTCACAGTGACAGGCTCCAGCTCCCACGACGTCGCGTATGGCCTCTTCCAATGCCGGGGCGACCTCGCCATGCCCGACTGCGCCACTTGCGTCGCACGTGCCGTAAGCCAACTAGGCGGGTTGTGCTCAGAGACGTGCGGTGGTGCGATTCAGCTCCAGGGTTGTTACGTCAAGTACGACAACGCCAGTTTTCTTGGGGTGGAGGATAAGACGGTGGTTCTCAAGAAATGTGGGCCCTCCGAAGGTTACGACGAAGATGGGCTGGGCCGAAGAGATGCTGTCCTCGCCTCCCTCGCGGGTTCTGGTGGGCCGTATCGGGTCGGTGGATCGGGTGAGGTACAAGGCGTGGCCCAATGTGTAGGGGACTTGAGCTTCGGAGAGTGCCAGGATTGTGTGTCTGAAGCCATCGGACGGCTCAAAAACGACTGTGGTCAAGCAGTTTATGGTGATATGTTCTTGGCCAAGTGTTACGCGAGGTATTCCACCGCTGGGTCTCATTTTTATTCCAAGCCCCATAATG ATAAATCAAGCAATGATGGTGAGAAGACATTCGCAATTATCATTGGATTGTTAGCCGGAGTTGCCTTGatcataatcttccttgctttCCTTCGAAAGATCTGCGAAGGACATg GTAAATAA